The nucleotide window tctctctctctctctctctctgcctctctgtaactctgcctttcaaataaataaataaatctttaaaaatcgaTATTATGTCCCAAGTGTTTAGAAATCGGTCACTATCAATGACTTGAAAGATACAAGTTGGTGATTCTGACCTCCAGTGGAATTTGTTACATTGTTTCATCTTGTTTTTAGCTGACCAGCATCTTAGCCCCCTTCTTATTTGGAGGTGACACCCTGCCATGTGGGAGTCCTTGTAGGGCTTTCTTATTTCACTGTGAAAGCTGGCTGGGTCAGGTAGCCCTTCTCTGCCTGCtctagagagagatcttgtagCATACTGGCACCAGGTAGGAGTGGACTGCTGTGGCAGGACATCCCCACTCAATGACACTGGATAGCAAGGAAGGAACTTGTCACTCTTCCTGGAAGGCAGAACTTCAGGTGTTATGATGATCTAGCCCCTAAAGATACACACCCTAAATCCAAGAACCTGTAACGctatttggaaaaattatttgtaaatgtaATTAAGCTAAAGATCTTTCAATAAGGAGATCCTACCAGATTATCTGAGTGGGCGCTAAACCCAATGACAAGTGTTCTTAtaagagacaaacagagaagACAGACATGGAAGAAAAGGTGACAGAACCATGAAGGCAGAGATTGGAGGGAGGTGTCCATAGCCAAGGAAGCAGCAACCACCAGAAACCAAAAGAGGCGTGGGATGGGTTCTCCCCTAGGTCCTCTGTAGGGAGCaaagccctgctgacaccttgattccTACTTCTTGTCTCCAGGTTGTAAGAGAGCAAATTTTTGTCGTTTGAGCCACCAAGTTTGGAATAATTCATTACAGCAGCCTTAGGAAACTAATACACCAGCTGTCTGAAAGGAGGGAGACCACTTTGTCGGCAGCGGCTCATGGACTAGCAGGATGATCAGCACCTCGGACAGAGCAAGTTTGGCGCATTAGGTAGGAATTGGGGAACAAGGCACGTGGATGGAGCCCCAAGATTAGGGGCAAAACCAGAGTATTTGGGTCCTTGGGTCCCATGAGAGTGTTCTCCAGAGAGCTGCTGCGGTGGAGGGGGCTGTCGGTTGAACAGGACAACTCTCAGTGCTAGTGAGCCTCGGTCAGTACCCCCCTCATCCTCACCCTGAGCTCAAAGACCCATACAAGGTGTCCGATGGGAGACAAAGGAATACTCTGCATGAGTAGTCCAGCCAAGTTGACTCCACAGAGTCACTACTGGCTCCCGACAACACAAACAAACCTCGAGCCCACCCATATAATATTCTTAACTCTTGAAACTCaaataaagggggaaaaaaacaattatttaatgGGCAAAATATTTGTACAAATACTTTATCAAGGAAAATATTTGgctggaaaatatgaaaaaataatcaacattAACCagtatggaaatgcaaattaagtcACAATGATGTATTATTATGCCTAACTAAAAAGGCTAATTTAAAACAACTGACATGGAACAACTGGAACTCATATATTGCTAATGCTGCTGGTATCGATACATATCGGCTCAGTCACCTTAGAACACTTTGTGACCATCTCTTGGAAATCAAAAACATCTGTCATATGGCTCAGCCTTTCCTCTCCTACCTATTTGTCTCAGAGCAATGAGAACTTATGTTCACAGAAAAACATGGATTGTGCACACACTAATGTGTGTAGCAGCTTTCTTCCTAACTTCCCAAAACTTTCCAGCAGCAACCTAAATATCCTTCAGCTAGTGAACGGATAAAAATACTGCGGCTCCTTTGATACAGTGGACTACTACTGAGCAGTAAcaaactggggcaggtgttgtgtcgCAATGGGATGAGCTACCGCTTCTAGCACCAGCATCCTGCAtttggagtgccaatttgagttcggctactctgctgtggtccagcttcctgctaatgtgtctgggaagacagcagaagatggcccatgtagtgagcccctgccactcacgtgggagacctggatggagttcatggctcctggcttcagcctggcccagagctggttgttgtggccacttagggagtgaagcacatatggaagatctttctctctgtatcttcctctctctgtcactctgcctttcaaataatgaaatcattttttaaataaagaagtaacAAACTACTGAGTAACTGCAGCATCATGCCTGGATCTCAAATgtattatgctaagtaaaagaagccacACTGCCAAACAAACCGCACACTGTGATTGCATCTATGTTACATATGGAAAAGGCTAAGCCACAGGGTGGTGAGATGGACTGCAAAGGGGCAGTATGAAGGAATTTCTTAGGGCTGTGGAGTGCTCTGCACCTTGATTGTGATGGTGGCTACACGAGGTGTATATTCATCAAAGCTCATAGAACTGTGTTCTCAGAAGAGCGGATTCACTGTGTCAAATAGACTCTAGCCTTAGAAGGAGGGATTACGAATGTTGGTAGGGAGCTGCCATGCAGAGAGGGCACGGAGGAGTATGTGTGGGACTCAGGAATTCCCTGAGCTGACTCTCATTACTGCCATGTCCAGAGCAAAAAAtaatggaaggaagaaaaaatgaatgGACGACTTCAGTATCCCAACACAGGAGTAGGACCATGAGGGGCTCAGATAGCTCAGGAAAGGTGTGGGTCACTGTATGGCATGAAGAATGCTAACCAACAGAGGCGGAGGCCCAGGGCAAAGGGAACGTGGGATGGGGAATCGAGGGGAGGGTCCCAAGTCCGTTCCACAGCCAGACGGTGTGTGCAGGCACGAGGACTCTGGTATCATCGCTGTgtcatgtttatatttatatatcttactctcttttcttccctctttgaCGGTGAATAACTTTACAATTTAGCCTCTAAGGCAAgaaatgtttaatttaatttgaaaggaagagagacagaaggagatcttccatccactgattcactcccccaaataccggCAACaaccgggctgggccaggccaagtcaggaacctggaactcactcagagtctcccacaagagtggcaggaatttgcctacttggaccatcatctgctgcctcgcagggtgcacattaacaggaacctggatcagaagcggagtagcagggactcaaatatgggatacaggcatctcaagtagcagcttagctgctgtgccaaacgccagccccaagactaAGGTTATTGAGCTGTGTGAGCAAACTCTGTGACATGACACAGAGAATCTGGGCTTAGAGCTGGGGCAGTGACAGATGAGACATCGGGCCATTGCCCCATCATATTAGTCTTACAAAAATCTGCAATGTATTTGAAGGGAAAACTGGGAGAGAGAAGGGATGGTCAATACATAAAAACGGACTTCAAGCAGAGGTCGGCCAGCTGCAAGGATGAACGGTACCAAGAGAACAGAATGCAGGTTTCAGCAGCCATGGTTTCAGCAGGAACAGAGGATGAGGCAGAAGAGGCAGGCATCAAGGGCCCGGAAGATCATCAAGATCCTCCCACTAAGGCCTTGAAGCCACAGAGCTCCACTCCTCACTGGACCCGGTCCAGGTCAGGACAGTGCGGGGGGCACGGGAGGCCTTGAAGCTGAGTGTTGAGGATGATGATCTGAGAGTCACTGCCTCGCGTCCCACCCTCACCCAAGCCGACGGAGGCTGGATAGTCAGAGCACCTGGAAGGTGTCATGATGGTTTCATGCCCCCTAACCTGGTCTGAAATTGCCCAACAGCAGCGGCAGGAGAATTGCACAAAGGAGTGACCCAAACCTTCCCGAGATAGGGCTGGTTTGCATCTCAAAGAAAGAAGTACTAAATGCCAAGCTGATCCAGCTGCCCGAAGTATTTATCAGGGGAACCTACACCCAGGGTGCCTCTGCTCATTGCCGTGATGCACAGTGGGAGAAAAGGGTGCTCCTCCCAGGTGTGTCTGTAGCAAGGCTGCCAGAACGTGGAGTTTATTTGAGGGTGTAGATGTTGAGGTTGattttgttctgagaggaggagtgtggtgggggcaagaggcgcggagtcaccacacagaccccgggagttgggtgaaagcgggccagaggcgagcagcccgcagacttgtttatttcagttggtacagcagcttaaatagccaaggcagtcaatccggtcaaggggtggtctgtGCCCTAacaaatcacagcctgttgccaggtaggctccgttgccaggtgggtttccaagccattcctgagtaactgacgcttgcttgcaagcggccatcttggcatggccttctcattccaccacatttcccacttttcctttatttttgagcaacaggaggcatgattcttggccataccattgttgaccccgtttccatgtggtctccatacaTGGCtttgcctgtcttaggttgtcccccaggggatcttacccgtcattgactaaccagtgctcaaaacagggttgctcagataggggtaggaatgaggaacaatggtaatcaggaatggcatgaccacacacaggatgtgggccatttgagtgccTGACCAGAGCTAAGTAgggtataaagcagtagtggatgtggCTGTGGGCAATTTCTCAGGGTAGGAcgatagggcaggtgcatctgctaacaaggcagtctctctcagtcttgttcagctggttctggttggctgtcagttgcaggcttgatgtttctggctggtacccaaatgggctgtcctgcattctctggaaagacacaagcatatcctcgaaccttggttagcagaagccttttaacgggcgttggaatccagggcctgaattttgtGTCCATTTCGacattaatggcaaacatgtgggtgggatgggatctagcagctgccctgagagcctggggtgcccgaggactgccacaaacatggggatcctcactgggtgcggatgggatCGCCTCGCATGGGTTATTGCCTGGAGGTCGGCTAAGTTCATCCCAAGGGTATTTGgtgggtggctgactaggcattgctacattgtttgctGCATTGtttgctgtcatgtcattttcagggttggagctctctctccctaagtcatcaattCCACCACATGTAAGGGCCTGGGTCAGTTTCTTCTAGTGTTTTTGGACAACAGCAGAAACATCCTTGGCAGTGTCCAGGAatgttccaggcccctggctcggACTCAAGCCTGCCAGGAAAAGTCTTCACCTGGCTGAGTGAGAGTGGCCACGGTGTTCCGTGATTTTTGGTGACAGACACAGCAAGGGAGATCTGGGGGTTCTACAGTTACCCATGTCAACCTGTAGCTGGAATCCACTCAGGGAAGAAGGGCGTTAGTGGGCTGGGCAGCTAAAATGAATTGACTGCTGTCTGCCCAGAGCTGTTCCACTCCTTCAGTAAAGAAATCTGACCCGTGTTTGGAAAAGTGCCCGATCTACGAGGCACAGGTGGCGCCGTCCGCCCCAGAGCCGCAGCCAGTgcaggccacaggcaggggctggagaaCACATGGTGCATCAGCCTGAGCCTGCCAAGGGGGGggggacttgaacctggagtGGACTGCCGGtctgctcttggctttgatctcAGTCTTGTCACACACTTGACCCTGGTTCAGGGCTGTGAGCCTGAACTGAGATGTCTGTGTTTGTGACTTAACACAGGAGAGGTGCTGGAGGAATATGGGAGGGTTTCTGGCCCCGAAAGGCAGGAAGGCTtccagctggggggaggggaggctgtgtGGGTACAACCAAGTTCTGCCAAGCCACCCAAGACATCGGGCCTGGCTGCTGGCGCTTCTCCCTGACTGCCGGCCcgtcctccctcctctctgcacaGCTGCTTTCTTAGTCTCTGCATCAGCATTCAGAAAACCGCCTTCCAGGGCTTCCCTGGCCCCAAGTTTCAGGTGAACTTGAAGGAGGCCTGTTGCATGCAAGACTGTGTCCCAGGAGAGGCGCCTTGGTCAGATGTCTGCCCCTTGTCCAGTCCACGCCGGTGGGGAGTGCAGACGGCTCATTTAGCATGAGCTCAGATGCAATGATGGCTGCAAGAGGCTCGCCCTGTGCATCTGGGGCAGATTTTGAAGAAGGCAGATGGGGTTCCCTAGCCACTGGGCCTTTGTGCCGCTCAGCAAGGTGCGTGATACCACCCACCCCAGGGAGAACCGTGCTCTTTCCTTTGGAGGCACAGTAACTGCACGACCTAGAGTAAGACACTCGAATCTCAACAGAATGGCTAGATGGGTTCTTATAGAAGTTATCAGTTCTCCAGATCAAGATTCAGAACATCACCAGCATTCTAGAAGGCTCCCTCCTGCACCCTCTTCGCCAGTATTCCTCCCGGGGGTAACCACCCCCCAGACTCCATCACCtgtgctaggttttttttttttttaagattttatttatgtatctgagaggtagagttacagacagagagggggagagacagagacagagagaaaggtcttgcatcctctggttcaatccccagatggctgcaatggctggagctgagccttcctgaagccaggagccaggagcttcttccaggtctcccacatgggtgcagggaccaggcacttgggccatctactgctttcccaggccatagcagagagctggatcagaagaggagcagctgggacttgaactagagcccatatgggatgggtgctgcaggcagaggcttagcccactacaccccactacagtgctggccccatctgtgTTAGTTTTGCTCCGTCTTGAGCTTCATGTAAATGGAGTCACAGCCTGTGTTCAACTCAGATGGTTGCATGCTGGAATCAAGCCCTggcgctctctcactctctctctctctctccctctctctctctctctctcttttaagggAAAGAATCCAGAGCAAATCTCTCTTTAGTTTGGGAAAGGGGTGGTTACACCTTATCAGGTTTTGAAGCAACAAGTACTTAATTCTTGCTTATATCTTGCAATTATGTAGACCTGTCCATTTTTGCTGCACACTTTGTTTGCAGGGAAGAAAACCCCAGTCTTTGTCCTCTGGGAAGCTGGATAGGACCGATGCATGATCAAGGCGCCACTCACAGGTGGGAACAGCCTTCTCCTGCTGCTTGACTTGACTGTGAGAAGGGGCAGCGATGGCCCTCTATGCAGCTCACCTCCCAGGAGGGGCAGCAGGTCCAGGAAAGAGAATGAGGGAGTAGAAGGAGCTCAGAGGGGAAATGATTGCAAACACTGAGTTccctaagagagagagagaggagggtgttCCTGTACCTATGGTATTTCTGCAGGTCTGGAACCAGACGGGTCTCTTGCATTCTGACAATCTCCAGCTGTTCCTTCCTATTCCACACTCTGGGGAAGTGAGGGTGAGGAGCTGGGGGTGTGATCACGTGGCTAAGCACCTACTTCGTGCAGGCACTGCCACGGGGTCCCACACATGTGGTCTCACTCAATTCTAACCTTACAAAGCAGAAGCTTTCATCCCCCCCGCCCCGAAGAAGATAAGGAAACTGGGGCTCCAGGAGCTTACAAGgcttaaataacttgtccaaggcCCTGGAGAGACTGAGTGCCAAGTGTGGAAGACAGGTTGCTCTGGATCAAAGCTGAATTCAAGGCAACCCCTCTGGGGCCTCAGCGTGGGGCTATCTTGCACCACCTGGGCTAGGAGAGGAGGAACGGGGGGCCTCTGGCTGCCAGGACCAATGCTTCAGCGAAAGCTGCTCTGTTCCCACGCCTAAACACACTCAGACACCTGTGCCCTTCCCAGCCTTCAGCCCCTGGTGCCCCCGAGGCTCATGAGACCTCACTCTCAGCCTGTTCCTGCCCACACGTGGCCTTGGGTGGGGACTTGGGGAGTGGAAGCTTAGCTGAAGGGATGAGGCTTGATGCTGGAATTGCTGGTATTAAGTGAGGCAGGAAGGAAAGGGCAGAGAAGTTCCAAGAAGGCCCTTCTAAGGCCCCCAAATCACTCGTGCAGGTAGCAACAAGTGCACCAGAGCGAGAACACACACACCCTGGCCACGGGTTGCAGAGCTGGGCAGCCCCAGGACCCGGGCCTGCCCTAGAATCCCCCAAGGGGGCTGCAGAgaaggctgggggaggctggacTCCTCACCTGGGTGTGCATGGGGGCAAAGGCAGGGCTCGCACCAGCGTGAGGCAAGAGAGGTGCTAGGACACGAAATGTAAGGGGGCCTTGGCACCTTGACTCACCCCAGTCTCTGCCCTGCCTAGCACAGCGCTGGGGCAGCTAGAAGTTACCCCATGCTTACGTGGACCGGTCCATCTTCCAAACACTATAGATACGCAATACTGAATAGAAACAGAATTTTACAGTTATCTATGTATAACATTCACAGTGCAAATACATGCATGCTAATTCTGCCCTCACAGCTCCTGAAAGTCTCTTTAGCTGAGTAACAAGGAGACTGAGAGCCTGACAGGTAGATGATTTGCCCGGCTAATAACTCTCATAGCTAACAACAGGCAGAAGTGTCCAGGGTTCACGCGCTCAGCAatcacacatgcacgcacacgccACCAGGGGTCGGTCTGGGACCTTATCAGGACCGGAGCAGATTAGCCACAGCTGTGTCTCTGCTCACGGAGGGCCCTATGGGATGCAGAAGGTGAGtcacatgggggcagggccccTTTTAAGGCCCCAACACCCCAGCTGGCAAGGTCTTCGGCCATCTGACCTGCCATCTGCGGCTCACACGCGCTGTCCCACTCACCATGGAGAAGGTCCTTGTCCTGCTGCTTGTGGCCCTTGCGGTGGCCTACGCAGCTCCTGGCCCCCGGGGAATCATTATCAACCTGGTAAGAGGGTCTTTCGGGGAGGAGCCATCTCGGTCCCCAGGTAAGGAATTTGCAAGCTCGGGAAGTCGAGGGGTTTAAAAAGCTCCGCCAATGGCCCCAGCTGCTGGCCTGCAGGGGCACCTATATTGCGCGCCAGACACAGCTCTCGGTGCCCGGGAGGGTGGATTCATCTGATCTTCCAAGTGCCATAGACACAGTTATCACCAACCGTCCTGGACAGCGCCAGGAGGTCAAGCAGCCTGCCTGGAGCCacacagctgggaccagaacccaggccaGCAAGCTCCAGATCCTGCCCTTCCCAGGGCCCTAGCCACGGAGGTCaaggtcacagagagagaagccctTCGGGGTCACCCACCGGGTCCAAAGGTTCTTGATGTCCGAGCTTGGAGGGCCCAGGACCCCCTGAGCTCCATATGCAaggctgtgggggtgggaggggatcCTCAGCTTTCCCCAATTCCTCAAGGACTGTGGGTCCCCGAGAGGTCCCCATGCATGTTTGCCAGAGGCACTAAGGCCTCGGGGCAGTGGCTTACGTGGTGTCAACAGTTGGTAGTGCAGCTGCTACTGGAACTGCCCGGGGCTGCTCCTCTGCCCCTGGGTCACACTGCTGGGAACACTGGCCGCAGTCTGCGGCTggccgcgggggcgggggtcctggGCTGACTGCCGCCTGCCCCGCAGGAGGAGGGCGAGCTCTGCTTGAACAGCGCCCAGTGCAAGAGCGGCTGCTGCCACCACTCGAGCGCTCTGAGTCTGGCCCGCTGCGCACCCAAGGCCAGCGAGAACAGCGAGTGTTCACCCCAGGTGGGTACCAGGAGGCTGGGAGGCACGcggtggcggggagggggaggggcactccCCACCAAGGATGACGGCCCTGGAGGCCTGGGGTCAGGATCAGGGAGGACAGCCCACCTGGACCCTGGATGTTGAGGGGACAAAGGGCGGGACTGTCCACAGGCGTCACAGCCCTGTCCCATCCCATCATCTTCCCTCACCCTCACAGCTGGCCAGTGagatgggaggggcagggctttGCTATCCCCATTTCATgggtgggcagagagaggcaCCCCAGAGAGACCACATTAGTAAGGGCACCCGAGCCACAGAGAGGAGACAAGAACCACACTGCCCCTCAAGagaggaggccaggagaagcagtgCTGAGGAGCCCAGCAGCTGGGGGGAGGTGagccgggtggggtggggtggggcaggcagacGACCCAGCCCTGACTCGGGGCTCCATCTGCGCCTGCGCAGACCATCTACGGCGTCTACTACAAGTGTCCCTGTGAGCGCGGCCTGACCTGCGAGGCAGACAAGTCCATCGTGGGCTCCATCACCAACACCAACTTTGGCGTCTGCCTTGACGTTTGACCTCCAGAGACCAAGCCCCTCCCGACCCCAGAGGCCCCCTGCACCTAGCCAGGGCACCTTGGCTTACGTCTGGCCACCTCCCTAACCAGCACCTCCAAGACCAAATCGAGCTGCTGGCGATTAAAGCCCTCGTGCAAACCCTCCAGCCTCCTGTAGTTCTTGTGAGCCAGTGTCTTCCTTCTTGCTCCACCACACCTTGCCCACCTGGGCAGGCCACATGCGAATGACGGACGCACCTGGGCCAGAGGATGTGGCCAAACAGGTGGGAGACCGGAGACAAGGTTgccgggcaggccaggcagggctgggagcctctCCAGTTCTGGGGAGCAGTCCCTCTCCCTGAGATGCCCCCTGGCCCTAAGAGTTCTCAGGAAGATAAGCaggtgtgca belongs to Oryctolagus cuniculus chromosome 5, mOryCun1.1, whole genome shotgun sequence and includes:
- the CLPS gene encoding colipase precursor (The RefSeq protein has 3 substitutions compared to this genomic sequence), with the translated sequence MEKVLVLLLVALSVAYAAPGPRGIVINLEEGELCLNSAQCKSGCCHHSSALSLARCAPKASENSECSPQTIYGVYYKCPCERGLTCEGDKSIVGSITNTNFGVCLDV